A window of Littorina saxatilis isolate snail1 linkage group LG7, US_GU_Lsax_2.0, whole genome shotgun sequence contains these coding sequences:
- the LOC138971067 gene encoding uncharacterized protein isoform X2, giving the protein MRPSMGHKMQVELRENMHNYQNNRLSLQTQLSELRFDKQDLYTSPVPPSPTPSIKNWSDAGSRFSSAPDKAAHKARLAKLEQENTTLSLEAKERELNARNTLLPPLPSKGDHNTKAEAEDSSPAKDSSHTQATEEEKCAEEAEKKNLRFGANTELKTPQSQQPRKKGGKGKKNGGRTAGATLTKSALKDRPQYVLKLPTIHAVPDKRTQWDSGRNHIHRKGKSISLEKSSIEEECRNFSHCSINIPSIVDPKRMEIRLPPVAKPPVSLPKVKFTGRQLQKATPAPVAVVYTQSTPLEARTSNTRVQDHFPQGRSRLPELDDTLSDVTDSEGEGEGGLEVSGRLHLPSLPVVRLSESKMMRHNFENTTHLVPRLALDNSKSSSMLSLLTGRSGATGATYMSQETLEWKGQYMTSANPDRKNRMLTEILHAVRARMRDNAEDIKMASDDPRPGDTSSMREGSDILFLPSDRVTPSSGATTATTRALNQKLLNPARYKQKVAATASRKQAPKLHNYLQKLSHRRKVVDQRQLERVRFQLAYNTIREMTQESLGHHSNVKTATGLAA; this is encoded by the exons ATGCGCCCCTCCATGGGCCACAAGATGCAGGTGGAGCTGAGGGAGAACATGCACAACTACCAGAACAACCGCCTCTCGCTGCAGACCCAGCTCTCGGAGCTGCGCTTCGACAAGCAGGACCTATACACCTCCCccgtccccccctcccccaccccctccatcaAGAACTGGAGCGACGCGGGCAGCAGGTTCAGCTCTGCGCCGGACAAGGCCGCCCACAAAGCGCGTCTAGCCAAACTGGAACAGGAGAACACCACCCTGTCCCTAGAGGCCAAGGAACGCGAGCTGAACGCCAGGaacaccctcctccctcccctcccctccaagGGCGACCACAACACAAAAGCTGAAGCTGAAGATTCCAGCCCAGCCAAAGATTCCAGCCACACCCAGGCCACAGAGGAGGAGAAATGTGCTGAGGAGGCAGAAAAGAAGAACCTGCGCTTCGGGGCAAACACGGAACTGAAGACGCCACAGTCGCAGCAACCCCGAAAAAAAGGCGGCAAGGGGAAGAAGAACGGCGGCAGGACAGCAGGAGCGACACTCACCAAGTCGGCCCTAAAGGACCGACCACAGTACGTGCTCAAACTGCCCACCATCCATGCTGTGCCGGACAAGCGCACGCAGTGGGACTCTGGTCGCAACCACATCCACCGCAAGGGGAAGAGCATCTCCCTGGAGAAGTCCAGCATCGAGGAGGAGTGCCGCAACTTCAGCCACTGCTCCATCAACATCCCCAGCATCGTCGATCCCAAGCGCATGGAGATCCGACTGCCCCCCGTGGCCAAGCCGCCTGTCTCCCTACCTAAGGTCAAGTTCACCGGACGGCAGCTGCAAAAAGCCACCCCTGCCCCGGTGGCTGTGGTGTACACCCAGAGCACACCGCTCGAGGCCCGCACCTCTAACACCAGGGTGCAGGATCACTTCCCACAAGGTCGCAGCAGACTGCCCGAGCTGGACGACACACTCAGTGACGTCACAGACtccgagggggagggggaggggggtcttgaGGTCAGCGGCAGGCTCCACCTGCCCTCTCTGCCTGTGGTCAGGCTGTCCGAGTCCAAGATGATGCGACACAACTTTGAGAACACCACGCACCTGGTGCCTCGGCTGGCACTGGacaacagcaagagttccagcATGCTGTCCCTTTTGACAGGGCGCTCAG GGGCCACGGGCGCCACCTACATGTCGCAAGAGACGCTGGAGTGGAAGGGGCAGTACATGACGTCAGCTAACCCTGACCGCAAGAACCGCATGCTGACCGAGATTCTCCACGCTGTGCGGGCGCGCATGCGTGACAACGCGGAGGACATCAAGATGGCCAGCGATGACCCGCGACCCGGTGACACGTCCAGTATGAGAGAGGGGTCGGACATCCTCTTCCTGCCCAGCGACAGAGTCACGCCAAGCAGTGGGGCCACTACCGCCACAACCAGAGCG CTGAACCAGAAGCTGTTGAACCCAGCGCGCTACAAGCAGAAGGTGGCAGCGACCGCCTCACGCAAGCAAGCGCCCAAGCTTCACAACTACCTGCAGAAACTCTCTCATAGGCGCAAAGTGGTTGACCAGCGACAACTGGAGCGGGTTCGATTCCAGCTGGCCTACAACACCATCCGAGAGATGACGCAGGAGTCCCTGGGTCACCATAGCAACGTGAAAACGGCCACCGGCCTGGCGGCCTAA
- the LOC138971067 gene encoding uncharacterized protein isoform X1, with protein sequence MYSKFYKNEEALYHNNSFEETHHHHHQQQLHPPGVAERIGVYDHLMRPSMGHKMQVELRENMHNYQNNRLSLQTQLSELRFDKQDLYTSPVPPSPTPSIKNWSDAGSRFSSAPDKAAHKARLAKLEQENTTLSLEAKERELNARNTLLPPLPSKGDHNTKAEAEDSSPAKDSSHTQATEEEKCAEEAEKKNLRFGANTELKTPQSQQPRKKGGKGKKNGGRTAGATLTKSALKDRPQYVLKLPTIHAVPDKRTQWDSGRNHIHRKGKSISLEKSSIEEECRNFSHCSINIPSIVDPKRMEIRLPPVAKPPVSLPKVKFTGRQLQKATPAPVAVVYTQSTPLEARTSNTRVQDHFPQGRSRLPELDDTLSDVTDSEGEGEGGLEVSGRLHLPSLPVVRLSESKMMRHNFENTTHLVPRLALDNSKSSSMLSLLTGRSGATGATYMSQETLEWKGQYMTSANPDRKNRMLTEILHAVRARMRDNAEDIKMASDDPRPGDTSSMREGSDILFLPSDRVTPSSGATTATTRALNQKLLNPARYKQKVAATASRKQAPKLHNYLQKLSHRRKVVDQRQLERVRFQLAYNTIREMTQESLGHHSNVKTATGLAA encoded by the exons ATGTATTCCAAGTTTTACAAGAATGAAG AAGCACTGTACCACAACAACAGCTTTGAAGAgacccatcaccaccaccaccagcagcaGCTCCATCCCCCGGGGGTAGCAGAGAGGATCGGGGTGTACGACCACCTGATGCGCCCCTCCATGGGCCACAAGATGCAGGTGGAGCTGAGGGAGAACATGCACAACTACCAGAACAACCGCCTCTCGCTGCAGACCCAGCTCTCGGAGCTGCGCTTCGACAAGCAGGACCTATACACCTCCCccgtccccccctcccccaccccctccatcaAGAACTGGAGCGACGCGGGCAGCAGGTTCAGCTCTGCGCCGGACAAGGCCGCCCACAAAGCGCGTCTAGCCAAACTGGAACAGGAGAACACCACCCTGTCCCTAGAGGCCAAGGAACGCGAGCTGAACGCCAGGaacaccctcctccctcccctcccctccaagGGCGACCACAACACAAAAGCTGAAGCTGAAGATTCCAGCCCAGCCAAAGATTCCAGCCACACCCAGGCCACAGAGGAGGAGAAATGTGCTGAGGAGGCAGAAAAGAAGAACCTGCGCTTCGGGGCAAACACGGAACTGAAGACGCCACAGTCGCAGCAACCCCGAAAAAAAGGCGGCAAGGGGAAGAAGAACGGCGGCAGGACAGCAGGAGCGACACTCACCAAGTCGGCCCTAAAGGACCGACCACAGTACGTGCTCAAACTGCCCACCATCCATGCTGTGCCGGACAAGCGCACGCAGTGGGACTCTGGTCGCAACCACATCCACCGCAAGGGGAAGAGCATCTCCCTGGAGAAGTCCAGCATCGAGGAGGAGTGCCGCAACTTCAGCCACTGCTCCATCAACATCCCCAGCATCGTCGATCCCAAGCGCATGGAGATCCGACTGCCCCCCGTGGCCAAGCCGCCTGTCTCCCTACCTAAGGTCAAGTTCACCGGACGGCAGCTGCAAAAAGCCACCCCTGCCCCGGTGGCTGTGGTGTACACCCAGAGCACACCGCTCGAGGCCCGCACCTCTAACACCAGGGTGCAGGATCACTTCCCACAAGGTCGCAGCAGACTGCCCGAGCTGGACGACACACTCAGTGACGTCACAGACtccgagggggagggggaggggggtcttgaGGTCAGCGGCAGGCTCCACCTGCCCTCTCTGCCTGTGGTCAGGCTGTCCGAGTCCAAGATGATGCGACACAACTTTGAGAACACCACGCACCTGGTGCCTCGGCTGGCACTGGacaacagcaagagttccagcATGCTGTCCCTTTTGACAGGGCGCTCAG GGGCCACGGGCGCCACCTACATGTCGCAAGAGACGCTGGAGTGGAAGGGGCAGTACATGACGTCAGCTAACCCTGACCGCAAGAACCGCATGCTGACCGAGATTCTCCACGCTGTGCGGGCGCGCATGCGTGACAACGCGGAGGACATCAAGATGGCCAGCGATGACCCGCGACCCGGTGACACGTCCAGTATGAGAGAGGGGTCGGACATCCTCTTCCTGCCCAGCGACAGAGTCACGCCAAGCAGTGGGGCCACTACCGCCACAACCAGAGCG CTGAACCAGAAGCTGTTGAACCCAGCGCGCTACAAGCAGAAGGTGGCAGCGACCGCCTCACGCAAGCAAGCGCCCAAGCTTCACAACTACCTGCAGAAACTCTCTCATAGGCGCAAAGTGGTTGACCAGCGACAACTGGAGCGGGTTCGATTCCAGCTGGCCTACAACACCATCCGAGAGATGACGCAGGAGTCCCTGGGTCACCATAGCAACGTGAAAACGGCCACCGGCCTGGCGGCCTAA
- the LOC138971069 gene encoding N-acetylglucosamine-6-sulfatase-like, with translation MKSTLLVSVCVWVSVATKLPNIVFVLTDDQDTELGGLTPIAKTRQLIGKEGITYQNMFVSSPLCCPSRSSIFSGKYVHNHRGLNNSIAGGCSDSSWQAREEPSAFPVLLKAAGYNTMFAGKYLNQYGGPKTGGVAHIPPGWDWWYGLVGNSKYYNYKVSVNGTEETHGHVYAKDYFTNYIHRKAVEFLQYQNKEGNPIFMMLSTPACHGPFTPADNYLTNFTGMVAPRGGNYNVTPHDKHWLIQQTIVPLPDDTVASEDKTFVNRWRTLLSVDDMVENVYNMLKQKDMLDNTYIFFSSDNGFHLGQFGLPSDKRQLYEFDIRVPLMIRGPGIPAGQVSQENVMNIDLGPTFIDLANQQVPDSVDGQSLKATWTLESRQGAAFRDNVLVEHFGEHHDSISGCPQFAGQGMGNCNNHCVCEDSWNNTFSCVRSTRSPNVYKYCIVKETQDFVEVYELTGDRHEFDNMATTADPDLLKSLRDDLDRLTSCTGTACNIVKRATRNNRNKLE, from the exons ATGAAGTCTACTCTGTTGgtatcggtgtgtgtgtgggtgagtgtggcGACCAAACTTCCCAACATCGTCTTCGTTCTTACCGATGATCAGGATACAGAGCTTGGAGGATTG ACTCCGATTGCGAAGACAAGGCAGCTAATAGGAAAGGAAGGCATCACCTATCAAAATATG TTTGTGTCCAGCCCCCTGTGCTGTCCCAGTCGCTCCAGCATTTTCTCCGGGAAGTACGTGCACAACCACCGCGGCCTCAACAACTCCATTGCCGGCGGCTGCAGCGACTCGTCCTGGCAGGCGAGGGAGGAGCCCAGCGCTTTCCCCGTCCTTCTTAAAGCAGCAGGGTACAACACCATGTTCGCTGGCAAATACCTCAACCAG TATGGCGGCCCAAAAACAGGGGGTGTTGCCCATATACCTCCCGGCTGGGACTGGTGGTATGGACTG GTGGGTAACTCCAAGTACTACAACTACAAGGTGTCTGTGAACGGAACGGAAGAGACTCACGGTCATGTGTACGCCAAGGATTACTTCACAAACTACATT CATCGCAAAGCAGTGGAGTTCCTCCAATACCAGAACAAGGAAGGTAACCCCATCTTTATGATGTTGTCTACCCCTGCCTGCCATGGCCCCTTCACACCAGCAGATAATTATCTCACCAATTTCACTGGAATGGTGGCTCCTAGAGGAGGAAACTACAACGTTACACCTCAC GACAAGCACTGGCTGATCCAACAGACCATCGTTCCTCTGCCAGATGACACTGTGGCAAGCGAAGACAAAACCTTTGTCAACAG GTGGCGCACGCTGCTGTCAGTGGACGACATGGTGGAAAACGTGTACAACATGCTGAAGCAAAAAGACATGCTGGACAACACCTACATCTTCTTCTCCTCCGACAACGGATTTCATCTGG GTCAGTTCGGGCTGCCATCAGACAAACGACAGCTGTACGAATTTGACATTCGGGTTCCTCTCATGATCAGAGGACCGGGAATTCCCGCTGGGCAAGTGTCACAG GAAAATGTGATGAACATTGACCTTGGTCCGACTTTCATCGACCTGGCCAATCAGCAAGTGCCAGACTCAGTGGACGGCCAATCGCTGAAGGCCACGTGGACGCTGGAAAGCAGACAGGGTGCGGCTTTCAGGGACAACGTACTGGTGGAACACTTTGGTGAACACCATGACAGTATCTCTGGCTGCCCACAGTTTGCTGGTCAAGGCATGGGG AACTGCAACAaccactgtgtgtgtgaagacTCATGGAACAACACATTTTCCTGTGTCCGTTCCACTCGCTCTCCCAACGTGTACAAATACTGCATTGTCAAGGAAACGCAA GACTTTGTGGAGGTGTACGAGCTGACCGGTGATCGTCACGAGTTTGACAATATGGCCACCACTGCTGACCCCGACCTTCTGAAGTCACTGCGGGATGACCTTGACCGCCTGACCTCTTGTACCGGAACTGCGTGCAACATTGTGAAGCGTGCCACTCGGAATAATAGAAATAAACTGGAATGA